In the genome of Halapricum salinum, one region contains:
- a CDS encoding MOSC domain-containing protein, giving the protein MATLEGIYVYPIKSLDGRAVETVTIADGGSLRPDRQFAMVDDDGEYVNGKRTPAVHRISADFDASGTIVTLTDDTDSARFDLEAEREAAATWLDERFEPPISFVRDEELGFPDDTADFGPTIISTGTLETIAGWYDEIDGATEMRRRLRPNLVVEAEPFWEDRLYAGPDERVRFEIDGVSFEGISPCQRCVVPTRDPDTGAEIDGFQRTFVENREKTLPSWADERQFDHYFRVMVNTRTPEASRGETISIGAEVVIGETVSATS; this is encoded by the coding sequence ATGGCTACGCTGGAGGGGATCTACGTCTACCCGATCAAGTCGCTCGACGGCCGCGCGGTCGAGACGGTGACGATCGCCGATGGCGGCTCGCTCCGTCCCGACAGGCAGTTCGCGATGGTCGACGACGACGGCGAGTACGTCAACGGCAAGCGTACTCCGGCGGTCCACCGCATCAGCGCCGACTTCGACGCGAGCGGGACGATCGTCACGCTCACCGACGACACTGACTCTGCCCGGTTCGACCTCGAAGCCGAACGTGAGGCAGCAGCGACGTGGCTCGACGAGCGGTTCGAGCCGCCGATCTCGTTCGTCCGCGACGAGGAGCTTGGATTCCCGGACGACACCGCGGATTTCGGTCCGACGATCATCTCGACGGGGACGCTCGAAACGATCGCCGGCTGGTACGACGAGATCGACGGTGCGACCGAAATGCGGCGTCGACTCCGTCCGAATCTCGTCGTCGAGGCCGAACCCTTCTGGGAAGACCGACTCTATGCCGGCCCCGACGAACGCGTCCGCTTCGAGATAGATGGTGTTTCCTTCGAAGGAATCAGCCCCTGTCAGCGGTGCGTCGTCCCGACGCGTGATCCCGACACCGGCGCGGAGATCGACGGCTTTCAGCGGACGTTCGTCGAGAATCGGGAGAAGACACTGCCCTCGTGGGCGGACGAACGGCAGTTCGACCACTACTTCAGAGTGATGGTCAACACGCGCACGCCTGAGGCGTCACGGGGGGAGACGATCTCGATCGGTGCGGAGGTCGTGATCGGGGAGACGGTGTCGGCGACTAGCTGA
- a CDS encoding ribonucleotide-diphosphate reductase subunit beta yields the protein MPIISHDDTHDPNKILPIDYDWAREYYTQGVANNWTPEEVPMQDDVAQWRNDDLTAAEKHLVEWNLGFFSTAESLTANNIVLALYEYVTAPECRQYLLRQAYEEAIHTDTFIYCCDSLGFDPEYLYGMYDRIPAIEAKDDFVVELTCAIDQDDFTIDGPHDLRQFLRDCVGFYVIMEGIFFYAGFAMMLALKRQNKMIGVGEQFEYIMRDESLHVNFGVDLVNTIREENPAVWTADFESEVGDLIEEAVDLEQRYAREACPDEILGMSSEQFAEYVEYVADRRLTQLRMDPIYGTDNPFPWMSEQVDLNKEKNFFESTVTEYQDAGSLDW from the coding sequence ATGCCCATCATCAGCCACGACGACACTCACGATCCGAACAAGATATTGCCGATCGACTACGACTGGGCCCGCGAGTACTACACGCAGGGCGTCGCCAACAACTGGACGCCCGAGGAAGTCCCCATGCAGGACGACGTCGCCCAGTGGCGCAACGACGACCTGACCGCAGCCGAAAAGCACCTCGTCGAGTGGAACCTCGGTTTCTTCTCGACGGCCGAGTCCCTGACGGCGAACAACATCGTCCTCGCCCTGTACGAGTACGTCACCGCGCCCGAGTGTCGCCAGTACCTCCTCAGACAGGCCTACGAAGAGGCGATCCACACGGACACGTTCATCTACTGCTGCGATAGTCTAGGATTCGACCCCGAGTACCTCTACGGGATGTACGACCGCATCCCCGCAATCGAGGCCAAAGACGACTTCGTGGTCGAGCTGACCTGTGCTATCGATCAGGACGACTTCACCATCGACGGTCCCCACGACCTCCGGCAGTTCCTCCGTGACTGCGTGGGATTTTACGTCATCATGGAGGGGATCTTCTTCTACGCGGGGTTCGCGATGATGCTCGCACTCAAACGGCAGAACAAGATGATCGGCGTCGGCGAGCAGTTCGAGTACATCATGCGCGACGAATCGCTCCACGTGAACTTCGGCGTCGACCTGGTCAACACGATCCGCGAGGAGAACCCAGCCGTGTGGACCGCCGACTTCGAATCGGAGGTCGGGGACTTGATCGAGGAAGCCGTCGACCTCGAACAGCGCTACGCCCGCGAAGCCTGCCCCGACGAAATTCTGGGAATGTCCAGCGAGCAGTTCGCCGAATACGTCGAGTACGTCGCCGACCGCCGGCTCACCCAGTTGCGGATGGACCCGATCTACGGGACGGACAACCCCTTCCCCTGGATGAGCGAACAGGTCGATCTCAACAAGGAGAAGAACTTCTTCGAGTCCACAGTCACGGAGTATCAGGACGCCGGGAGTCTGGACTGGTAG